In Magnetococcales bacterium, the following proteins share a genomic window:
- a CDS encoding ketoacyl-ACP synthase III, translated as MNAPRARIIGTGSYLPEKRMTNEELAKMVDTTSEWISSRTGILERHIAAEGEKTSDLAAHAGRRAIEAAGCRPEDIDLIVCATSTPDLVFPATAAIVQRKLGAQNAKAPAFDIQAVCTGFVYALSIADQFVRSGMSKKVLVIGAETFTRILDWEDRTTCILFGDGAGAVVLEAVEAVEGQENSRGILSTHMHADGSHVELLHVTGGVSSGRPQGFDVRHEALGFVDMQGNEVFKQAVKAMGAVAEEALVANGLTTSDIDWFIPHQANKRILQATAKRVGIPEEKVVMTVHHHGNTSAASVPLALDEAVRDGRIQPGHLVLLDAFGGGFTWASALIRW; from the coding sequence ATGAACGCACCGCGGGCCAGGATCATTGGCACAGGTTCCTACCTGCCGGAAAAACGGATGACCAATGAAGAATTGGCGAAGATGGTGGATACCACCAGTGAATGGATTTCCAGCCGGACTGGGATCCTGGAACGCCATATCGCCGCCGAAGGGGAGAAGACCTCGGACCTGGCGGCGCATGCCGGAAGGCGGGCCATCGAGGCGGCGGGATGTCGTCCGGAGGATATTGATCTGATTGTTTGTGCCACATCGACACCCGACCTGGTCTTTCCCGCCACGGCAGCGATCGTTCAGCGCAAGTTGGGGGCACAGAACGCGAAAGCGCCCGCCTTCGACATTCAGGCGGTATGCACCGGTTTTGTCTATGCCTTGAGCATTGCCGATCAATTTGTCCGGTCGGGGATGTCGAAGAAGGTCCTGGTGATCGGGGCGGAAACTTTTACCCGGATCCTGGATTGGGAAGACCGGACGACCTGCATTCTTTTCGGAGATGGCGCGGGGGCCGTGGTCCTGGAGGCCGTGGAAGCGGTCGAAGGCCAGGAGAATTCGCGGGGAATTCTTTCGACCCACATGCATGCCGACGGCAGTCATGTGGAACTGTTGCATGTGACGGGCGGGGTTTCAAGCGGAAGACCGCAGGGGTTTGATGTGCGTCATGAGGCCCTGGGATTCGTTGACATGCAGGGCAACGAAGTGTTCAAGCAGGCTGTCAAGGCAATGGGTGCCGTCGCCGAGGAAGCGTTGGTTGCCAATGGTTTGACCACCAGCGACATTGACTGGTTCATTCCGCATCAGGCCAACAAAAGGATTCTTCAGGCGACCGCCAAACGGGTGGGGATTCCCGAGGAAAAGGTGGTCATGACGGTCCATCATCACGGCAATACCTCGGCGGCGAGTGTCCCTCTGGCCCTGGACGAGGCGGTGCGGGATGGTCGGATCCAACCCGGTCATCTGGTATTGCTCGATGCCTTCGGCGGCGGATTCACCTGGGCCTCGGCGTTGATTCGCTGGTAA
- a CDS encoding TlyA family RNA methyltransferase gives MSSGKNERLDHRVWVEGLADTLDLARRLIMTGTVLVDDTPVTKPGTLIRPQARLRQKGKQLPWVSRGGIKLAHAIDTWGLEVTARTCLDVGASTGGFTQVLLHHGAREVIAMDVGYGQLDWKLASDPRIRVMDRFNVRDLKSEDLPGGVDLIVVDVAFIALTRVLPPLMTVLKTPGEGVLLIKPQFELPPQQIPTGGIVREAMAHDQAIATVRTHCLACGLKVSDVIPSPITGSKGNQEFLLHCSR, from the coding sequence GTGTCAAGCGGAAAAAATGAACGTCTGGATCATCGCGTCTGGGTCGAAGGCCTGGCCGACACCCTGGATCTGGCCCGTCGCCTGATCATGACGGGAACCGTTCTCGTCGATGACACGCCGGTCACCAAACCAGGCACCCTGATTCGTCCCCAGGCCCGTCTGCGCCAGAAAGGAAAGCAATTGCCATGGGTTTCCCGCGGCGGCATCAAACTGGCCCATGCCATCGATACCTGGGGTCTTGAAGTGACCGCCCGAACCTGTCTGGATGTCGGCGCGTCAACCGGAGGATTCACCCAGGTATTGCTTCATCACGGCGCCAGAGAGGTCATCGCCATGGATGTCGGTTATGGTCAACTGGATTGGAAACTTGCCTCCGATCCAAGAATACGGGTCATGGACCGATTCAACGTCCGGGATCTGAAATCCGAGGACCTCCCCGGAGGGGTCGATTTGATTGTGGTCGATGTCGCCTTCATCGCCCTCACACGAGTCCTGCCACCGCTCATGACGGTACTCAAAACTCCCGGAGAAGGGGTTCTCCTGATCAAACCACAGTTTGAACTGCCACCCCAGCAGATCCCGACGGGCGGGATCGTTCGCGAGGCCATGGCCCATGATCAGGCCATAGCCACAGTACGAACGCACTGTCTGGCCTGCGGCCTCAAGGTCAGCGACGTCATCCCCTCCCCGATCACCGGATCCAAAGGAAATCAGGAGTTCCTGCTTCATTGTTCCCGGTGA